The window TAAATACTTTGAGTGTCCGGCTAGTCACTGattgcaataattattgtttgtgttgattttgaAGGCCAGATTGGAGCCGGATTCGTTGCCCGCTGCGAAGCAGGCCTTTAGCTAGAGGAGCGTTCGAAGATAGCAAGACGTTCGATTAGTCGAGTAAACGTTGGGGGGAAAGTTGAGACTTGTGGGCAACAAATCAAACTTGCACTTTACCTTTAGAGTATTGGAGACATAAGTGTGGATTACACGTCCTGTAGGGAGGGAACAATATCTCGTTCTTTTAGTTTGTCCATCATGATAGAGTAGAAAGGTGTGCACACGTGACTCGGTGTAATATTAGAACGGATGTAGGGATCCTTTGTATACTACATCAAATGTAAACCAACAGAGAGAGATTCTTTCAACTGACCCTGAGGTGGAAGAGTTACCTGATCCCGTTGAATCAGATTAATCTAGATCATACTGAAGCTCAGCAAGTACCAAACTTTAGATCTCACCCACAATATCAGAATGACTAGATTGTAGACTCGGACTTTAGCCCTTAGTCTGAGggggtatatatatatatatatatatatatatatatatatatatatatatatatatatatacatacatacatacatacatacatacatacacatatatatatacatatatatatatatacacacacacacacacacacacacacacacacacacacacacacacacacacacacttacatgtacatgtatgcatatataGCATACGTTTTATGTAGATTTGAGATACTGACACTGTCAACTAAGTCACACAATATTGTAGCGCAAACATCTAAACTCGATTTAAATCCGATTGAGACATGTGCAACAGCAAATGGACGACAGAGATCGCTAACTTCATCGCATCAGTTCTAAGATGTCTAATTAGATCATTCAAAATCATCTCCAGCTAAACACAAACCTAACTCCCATCATTACTAACGTTTGGCTTGCCTCAGCGATTTTTGAAAGTCCACGTTCGAGCAAGTAAATGCCAAAGTAAGCTTGATCAAGGTCAAAGTTGTATTTACAATTACTGGTTGTTAACAACACCCTGTCTCCTGTCTGCAGTTTTCGAACTTGACTGCCAAATAGACTTTGTTGAGCACCACTGACACTTTGATCGTTTGCAGTCAAGTAAGTATCAGCGCTGACAGCTAGCGAAAAGCCACAtgtctgcacacacacacaaacacacattcacaaacaattagacaaacaaacgtgaCAGGGGGTCAGGCGAAATTTTGTGTATTCCAACATTCTATAAACACGAACACCTTAAACCTTATGAAGTCTTACTAACATGTTGATAAGAAATTCTCAGTTAATCGCGTTATATATTTCGTAGAATTAAGATTTTCCTTTCGAATTCGGTCACGTGTTCGGAGTCGGTGGCACTTCGGTAAATTCTGGAGGTATACGTTACATGTTGCACAATAATTATCTAAGATATAAATTTGCTAAGAAAGACGTGCATACACAGTGGTCAATAAATGGCAATCAGAAGGTACAACGCCTGAAGTCTCTAATGCAATTCTCAGCGAGGAATGGAATTTGATGGCATCATGTACTGTTCCCGATTACGGAATCTACTACATTTATGGTCAACTCGTCATTGACAAAGCTGTTACAAAAAATTGCCAGTTTCAAATTTAGATTTCACGTCAGATGCCTAATGTATTGCTAGTTCAACACCCAGCATCCGCTACCGAGGATATTACCATATTTGAGAGTCAAGTTCGCATGCTATCAAAAGGCGAGACTGTGACAATGTCGACAAGTAATTGCTCATACTCATTCCTGTACGACAGAGCTCACTTTGGCCTGTTTGTTTTCAATTGAAGTGGCATGCCTGAACAACCTTGGACAGGAAATAATGAGGAGTTTGACAATTACACTGCATGCTTTGCTTCAAGCGATTTGGAAAATTGCATTAGTAAATGTTTGTTAGACGTCTAGCGAATACTTCTGAGGGTTTGTTGAGATATGCTAGTAGCTAGAGAATGCGTTGACCGTTAGTTTGATTTTGGTGTTTCTAGCTGCATCCTTCTTCAAAGCTGGATGCTATATAATAGAACAATCCGAAAAATAGTACGATAATAGAACAAAAATCTCAATTTACTACGTCTCATAAGCGGATGTAGGGGAGGGACAAGTAAACGGGGCACGGAGAACGCGGACTCCGTTTGGGAAAAGTATTGTCTAGGTGAAATGTCATATAGGTAGAAGCACTACTGTGAAAACCCTCTGCCTGCCATAGCTATGCAGCTTGATTAACGGGCAGTTCAAGTTTGGTAGAGATCTTAGGGTTGTGTTAGGGTTAGAGTGAGGGTTAGTGTTAGGTTAGTGTATGGGACAGGTTTAGTGTTAGGATTAGGGTTATAGAAATTCGCGCGCGAGGGCATTAAGGTACGATCCCACTAGACGTCACAGATCCCTGAGTTTTTATCACGTTCACATTACCCAAATTTTGCTCTCGACGCCGAAAGAAGATCGCCCGCGCATTGTTCTATGCAGTTTCTAAAACATGGAGAATACGTTTTCCTGTTTTCGGTGCGGTTTTCGAGACTTAGAGCGAGTCTCTTGTGACGTCGTCGGATTATGACGTAATTGCATGACAAAGGCCTAGTTCGAGGTCTTATCGTCACTTTAATTTGAAGAATAACATTGCTGACTTTAAGGGTAACAGGCGTATCGAACGGGACATGTCTTCGAAAGAATACACAGGCAAACGCAAGGTAGGCGTTTTATTCTAGACACGGGTATGTGCAAAATATCTAGCTTTTTTGGCCGTCGCCCGCAATGGTTGACACGCTCGGTCCTCGTGGGGACGGGCAGTTTAAATATGGTGGGGATCCGATGCGCCGTTACGGAGATATTCTCGCTCGAGCGGGGGCGAGTTCAGtcggcaggaaatcgcgtcgcTTCGGGAGAAGTAAGGATATGACGGCTTTACTGTCGACGTCTGTAAATTCGGCATTAGAGAGAAAAATTTGGTGGCGCCGCGGTTCGGCGTTATGGAGAcaagcaactacacacacacattaacacacacacgcacgcatgtaagcatgcacgcacgcacgcaagcacacaaacgAAAAGACAATCACGCGCGCGAAGTGCTGCGTGCCTGGAATCGCCTCCAACCAACTACTTGCATTGGGACCCGATGAAATGATCAACCTTGCTTCTTCTATATCTGTAGGACACACTTCAAGATACTGTTGAAATGAGCTCTTATTTTTGACTAACTGCAGTCGACGTTGCAATTTTTTCGGATGATCTGGAAGACTTGAGATAGAAGGGAATATTTCCTTTAGTGACTGACTGTCGTTGTGTAGATCATGCAGGGATGAATTCAAATGAGTAGAAATCGAATAGTTTGAAGACTGCAAATCATCAATCACGTAGGAACACATGGGCCTCACATAATCGTCGTGAACAGGTAGATGGCTCAAATTGTTTGCCCAAGCTCCTAAAAATGGAGATAGAGCTGTATCTCTTGCTGATGTGAGACCGAAACCTCCGTTCTTTATTGACAATCGGACCTGCTGCTTTTGTGTATCTGTACATTTGAGGCCGATAATTTTTTCGATCGTAGTAACAATGTTGTCACCGTGTTGTACATAATCGACATCTATTAGGCAAGGAGGGACCGTGCGAAGAAGAGTCAtgatctctctctctctctctctctctctctctctctctctctttatttgaaatatttttcaaCGCATACATAGTACTAGGCAAATAAAATAGAAGCTACTtctaaaatgcaaacaagctaaaCATGTCCATTACTCTAACTATTACAAAAGAGGCAAGTAGCACAGCATGCTACATACCGCACTAGGTAATTACGTAAAGTCAAAGCTACTGTGGCTAACTATGTTTGCCACCTTGTTCTTTAGAATAATAgagttgtatgtttgtagacACACCGCTATCCTTCGTCGCCAGTATTGCTTGAACTCGCCAGAACTCATGCCTAACGAAGACAGAGAGCGGTTAGAAAACTCTTGCAACAGTTCTTCTGCTTTGTTTTCCCAACGACCAAACACCTCCAACGCTAGGGGACGAAACAAGTATCCAAGGCTCGATGATTTGGCGAGATACTTCCCATCCtttttccttttccttttcCGTTGCTGCAAAGCCTGGCGTACTGCTACCTGAGCGAAGAGATCGTTTTGCCCACGGATGTGTGATGGTCACATCTAAAAGAAGATTCTTTCCATCCTTGTAATTATATATGGCTATGTCAGGCCGCTGTTTGTTAGTAAACTGGGCTGGTAGCTCTTTACGACAATTGAATCCCAGAACTTTTGACATTTCAAAAAAACAGTCCAATACGGCATCATGCCGATGAATAGGGCCTCCACCCCACTTACATGTAATAGCATGATAGCCTTTGATATCCATTTGTTGACCACACTGTGGAATACAGTGATTCAAGGATTGTAAGCTAGGAATTGCTCTTCCGAGCCGCAGACAAACAGCGTTGAGAAAATCATCATTGCTGAGAATGAAGTGGTGCGAGCTCGGCATAGCATCTAACCACATCCCTGAATTGGGACCTCCACAACCCTGTATTCTTGATTGATAACGACTATCTTTACATCGTTCAAGAAGGTTGTTAAAAAGTGATTGTTTCTTTGCCTTATGAAGTCTTGCCTGAAGTTTCTTAGGATTGTCTGGTAGCTTTGAAACAGATGGAATCAGTTGGTGGTGTCGCTAAAGTTACAGAGAAGATCTTTGAGAGATGTTGTCAAGTCCGTTGCGATTTGAGAATGGTGATTAGCATCAACTGACAGTAAACCATCACAAAGATAACGCACACGATTGTCGTGATGTGGAAGATAGTGCAGCGTATTTGCCCAACCTCCAATGAAGGCTTCCGAAGCAGCCTTCGGAagtgctctctctctctctccctctctctctctccctctccctctctctctccctctctctctctctctctctctctctctctctctctctctctctctctctctctctctctctctctctctctctgtctctcgcTCAGAATTGCGTTCAAACAATGATAGTCAAATATTATATTCTACCCTGAAAAATTGAGAACTAGAAGTTGCCAAATATGGTTGTATCAAAAATTTTTTTGTATTACTTTCTTTTCGAATATTTTTGCCTAATATTTTATGCCGATTCTCTTCACGTCTCGCGTGCCAGATGTAAAGGGCATGACGCCCTTCTAGGCTAATAgcatatatagtatatagccACAGAATCGTGTGGGAGCCAGTATACCTGACAGGCTACACCGAAAGAAGGAACTTATTTGCTCCGAACAAATGCTATGACATCCTGTATGTCAAATTCCGTTGTCTGGCCATACACCAAGGCATACGATTAGATCGTAGCACCATCAAAGCGAGAGATTTAGTCACGTCATTCTACACTCCAAATCCTGATTTGCTGTTTCAGAAATCGATCACATGCTATTTCAGTAATAGGTTGCTGCATCAGCACATAGTCTCCAATTTTAGAAATAGATCATGTTCTATTATGCTCCTTGTGCTAAATTTTCACATTGCTGAAATCGATAACGTGCTGTTTCTTCATTGGCTTGTGTGCTGTTCTGGTCAGACGTGCTGTTTCTGAGCCTGACGCCGTGTTTTTGCCGTCGTTGCAACTCGGTGAGAGACCACGCACAACGCGAAACTGCATGTCTTTAGCTTGTAATTACGTTTGACGCCACGACATGTAACGTTGCTTCAAATGCATCTGCAGTTGCAAGATCAAGACATCCACTAggttaaaattaaaaaaaaatgAGCAGCAGTGCGATTTTTGCCTGTGAAAAGATTTCAATAGATCACGGTAAAGTCTATAAGATTGAGTTGCATGGGATGACAACTTTAAACCTGCGGTGGGCGCATTATTTATTGTCAGTTCAATGGCCCAGATATATACAAAATAGCTTGCCTTTTCCACGTTCCGGTACGGACAGTCCAATGTCAAGAACGGGCAGTTAAATTTGTTGGAGATCTGCTCGGGTGAAATTCTCGCCCTTGTGTACATGGGTTCGATTGGACTAGTTATCCCAGATCACGGTGTCTAGCTAACGTTTCTAATGACGCAAATTTACTGTAGACGTCGAAAGAAAATGGCCCGCGCATGGTCCTATGTATTGTGCCGTTATTGAGAAAAACGTTTCCTTTTTTTCATTGCCGTTATCGAGACTTCCAGCGTGTCTCTTGTGACTTCGTCggattgtgacgtaacaaggCAAAATtccaaacaaaaacaaatgcCAAGTTGGAGGTCGTTTCGTCACTTTGAAAACGTTGCTGACGTTGCAGGGAACAGGCATATAGAATGGGGCATGTCCTCGAAGCATTACATGGGGAAAGAAAGAGTAGGCGCTATATTCGAGACACAACTAGATATGttcaaaaatatcttgctttCATGGACGTTGCCCGCAATAGTCGACACATTCCGCGCATACAGTCCAACGTCGTgaacgggcagtttaaattcgtTGAACATCCAAAAGTCCATTTCGGAAATATTCGCGCGAGCGGAGGCGGGTTCGTAGCAAATAATAGCGTCATCGCGGAAAAAATCCGGAAGACAACGACAGCTCCACTTTCGACGTATATGGATTTGGTGTGGGCGAGCAAAATTCGATGGCGCTGCAAATCGCCGTTATGAGGACTCACGagtacatacaacacacacacgcagacacaaacacacacatacgcacgcacgcacgcacgcaggcaggcacgtaggcacgcaggcacgcaggcacgcaggcacgcacgcatgcacgcaggcacgcaggcacgcaggcacgcaggcacgcaggcaggcacgcaggcacgcaGGCATGCaggcacgcaggcacgcaggcacgcaggcacgcaggcacgcaggcaggcacgcaggaacgcaggcacgcaggcacgcaCAAAAggcagcacacacacacacacacacacacacacacacacacacacacacacacacacacacacacacacacacacacacacacacacaacaaagcaCGTGTTACAAGAATTGAACAGGTATCCTTCACATCCCTTATTGTTCTATACTCGAGATGCAAGCCCTTGACGACAAACTTCTTGAAAAGATTGGCTGACCTAATCTCAGACATAATGGCATCTACCTACAGTACCATAGCAAACTGCATACGATGTCGCATTGCCTTCGCCCTTTTCCCCACATCGTTTGAGGTTCTCAGAGATTAAAGAAACAGTAGGCCAACCTCGCAAACACAAGTGGTACGCTCTTGACTTTTGCGAGAGCAGCCTTTCCAGCAACTATTAAAGACGTTGACTTGATCTATATGCATAAAACCAAATAGAGtacatctacagtactagcaTTTTTGTTTAAGTCTTCTTTCCTTGAAATTGTTCTATGGCATGTTTTTTTTAATTTGAATATACCATCGatttcaaacac of the Corticium candelabrum chromosome 2, ooCorCand1.1, whole genome shotgun sequence genome contains:
- the LOC134176376 gene encoding uncharacterized protein LOC134176376 → MYTRARISPEQISNKFNCPFLTLDCPYRNVEKRHHQLIPSVSKLPDNPKKLQARLHKAKKQSLFNNLLERCKDSRYQSRIQGCGGPNSGMWLDAMPSSHHFILSNDDFLNAVCLRLGRAIPSLQSLNHCIPQCGQQMDIKGYHAITCKWGGGPIHRHDAVLDCFFEMSKVLGFNCRKELPAQFTNKQRPDIAIYNYKDGKNLLLDVTITHPWAKRSLRSGSSTPGFAATEKEKEKGWEVSRQIIEPWILVSSPSVGGVWSLGKQSRRTVARVF